A window of Falsiruegeria litorea R37 contains these coding sequences:
- a CDS encoding branched-chain amino acid ABC transporter permease yields MFYREAGDFKISYTQDNQTFPIRFDRYRYYAVMVFAFAVVPFLINDYWANAIMLPFLIYAIAAIGLNILTGYCGQVSLGTGGFMAVGAYACYKLMTAFPDVSMFIHVLLAGGITALVGVLFGLPSLRIKGFYLAVATLAAQFFLVWLFNRVPWFYNYSASGQINAPERDVFGIIITGPNAPAWATYLFCLIFLTLCALIARNLTRGTVGRKWMAIRDMDIAAEIIGVNPLKAKMTAFAVSSFFVGISGALFFAVYLGAVEVGEVFGIQKSFLVLFMVIIGGLGSIFGSFAGAAFLVLLPVVLKVVGADMLGWPTDIVAHLQLVIVGALIIVFLIMEPHGLAQLWRVAKEKLRLWPFPH; encoded by the coding sequence ATGTTCTACCGCGAAGCCGGAGATTTCAAAATCTCCTACACTCAGGACAACCAGACCTTTCCGATCCGGTTTGATCGCTATCGTTACTATGCCGTCATGGTGTTCGCCTTTGCGGTGGTCCCGTTCCTGATCAATGACTATTGGGCCAATGCGATCATGCTGCCCTTCCTGATCTATGCGATTGCGGCGATTGGGCTGAACATCCTGACCGGCTATTGCGGGCAGGTGTCGCTGGGCACCGGCGGGTTCATGGCGGTGGGGGCGTATGCCTGTTACAAGCTGATGACCGCGTTCCCGGATGTGAGCATGTTCATCCACGTTCTGCTGGCCGGCGGGATCACGGCCCTGGTGGGTGTGTTGTTTGGTCTGCCGTCTTTGCGGATCAAAGGGTTCTATCTGGCGGTCGCCACGCTTGCGGCGCAGTTCTTTCTCGTCTGGCTCTTTAACCGGGTGCCGTGGTTCTACAACTATTCAGCCTCGGGACAGATCAATGCGCCTGAGCGCGATGTCTTTGGCATCATCATCACCGGCCCCAACGCGCCGGCCTGGGCGACATACCTGTTCTGTCTGATTTTCCTGACACTTTGTGCCTTGATCGCACGTAACCTGACCCGCGGCACTGTTGGCCGTAAGTGGATGGCCATTCGTGACATGGACATCGCGGCCGAAATCATCGGGGTGAACCCGCTGAAAGCCAAGATGACGGCCTTTGCGGTCAGCTCGTTCTTTGTGGGCATCTCGGGCGCGCTGTTCTTTGCGGTCTACTTGGGTGCGGTCGAAGTGGGCGAGGTGTTTGGCATCCAGAAGTCGTTCCTGGTTCTGTTCATGGTGATCATCGGCGGTTTGGGTTCGATCTTTGGATCGTTTGCTGGCGCGGCGTTCCTGGTGCTGCTGCCTGTGGTTCTGAAAGTTGTGGGTGCGGACATGCTGGGCTGGCCTACGGACATCGTGGCACACCTGCAGTTGGTGATTGTTGGCGCGCTGATCATCGTGTTCCTGATCATGGAACCGCATGGGCTGGCACAGTTGTGGCGTGTTGCCAAAGAGAAATTGCGTCTCTGGCCGTTCCCGCACTGA
- a CDS encoding ABC transporter ATP-binding protein, with translation MLDAANTNDVGVETLLEVNNIEVIYNHVILVLKGVSLNVPKGGITALLGGNGAGKTTTLKAISNLLHSERGEVTKGSVKYRGQDVHDSDPAELVRKGVIQVMEGRHCFEHLTVEENLLTGYYTRKSGKAEMQRDLELVYNYFPRLKERRKSLAGYTSGGEQQMVAIGRALMANPETILLDEPSMGLAPQLVEEIFGIVKDLNEKEGVSFLLAEQNTNVALRFAHYGYILESGRVVMDGPAADLRENPDVKEFYLGVSEEGRKSFRDVRSYRRRKRWLS, from the coding sequence ATGCTGGATGCAGCCAACACAAACGACGTCGGTGTCGAGACCCTTTTGGAGGTCAACAATATCGAGGTGATCTACAACCACGTGATCCTCGTGCTGAAAGGCGTCAGCCTGAATGTGCCCAAGGGTGGGATCACCGCTCTGCTCGGGGGCAATGGTGCCGGCAAGACCACGACGCTCAAGGCGATCTCGAACCTGCTTCATTCGGAACGTGGCGAGGTAACCAAGGGATCGGTCAAGTATCGTGGTCAGGATGTGCACGATTCTGATCCGGCGGAATTGGTGCGCAAGGGCGTGATCCAGGTCATGGAAGGGCGCCATTGTTTCGAACACCTGACGGTCGAGGAAAATCTGCTGACGGGCTATTACACCCGTAAATCTGGCAAGGCTGAGATGCAGCGTGACCTTGAACTGGTCTACAATTATTTTCCGCGCCTCAAGGAACGGCGCAAATCCCTGGCGGGCTATACCTCGGGTGGTGAGCAGCAGATGGTGGCCATTGGCCGCGCCCTGATGGCCAACCCTGAAACGATCCTGCTGGACGAACCTTCGATGGGTTTGGCCCCGCAGCTGGTCGAAGAGATCTTTGGCATCGTCAAGGACCTGAACGAGAAAGAAGGCGTGTCCTTCTTGCTGGCTGAACAGAACACCAACGTGGCGCTGCGGTTTGCGCACTATGGCTACATTCTGGAATCGGGGCGTGTCGTGATGGACGGTCCGGCCGCCGACCTTCGCGAAAACCCGGACGTAAAAGAGTTCTACCTCGGTGTGTCCGAAGAAGGGCGCAAGAGCTTCCGTGATGTCCGATCTTATCGCCGCCGCAAGCGGTGGTTGAGCTGA
- a CDS encoding ABC transporter substrate-binding protein, which produces MKMKLTTLALGALMAAGPVMADLVFPSLSYRTGPYAAGGIPFADGYADYFTLLNERDGGIGGEPIRLVECETGYNTEKGVECYESTKGEGALVYQPLSTGITYQLIPKATADGIPIHTMGYGRTSAANGDVFSNVFNYPANYWNGASGVVNYLLEVNGGNIEGKKVSLVYHNSAYGKEPIRTLEELSKKYGFDLKALPVDHPGQEQKSQWLQIRRDRPDYVVIWGWGVMNQVAVQEAANIRFPMENFIGVWWSGAEHDVLSAGDAANGYKAITFHNVGSDFPVFDDIKKHVIDAGKAAGAGDQVGTVLYNRGLYAAMLAAEAVKTAQEMHGVTDITPQQMRDGMEALEITEDKMAALGMPNFGPSFKVSCENHGGPGLVGVNQWDAASKTWSLISDFKPTDAEVIGALVKEDSGAYAAENNIEPRC; this is translated from the coding sequence ATGAAAATGAAACTGACCACTCTGGCGCTTGGTGCGCTGATGGCCGCCGGACCTGTGATGGCAGACCTTGTGTTCCCATCGCTGAGCTACCGGACAGGACCTTACGCAGCAGGCGGCATTCCGTTTGCGGATGGCTATGCCGATTACTTTACCCTTCTCAACGAGCGGGACGGTGGTATCGGTGGCGAGCCAATCCGTCTGGTCGAATGCGAAACCGGCTACAACACCGAAAAAGGCGTGGAATGTTATGAATCTACCAAGGGCGAAGGTGCTCTGGTGTATCAGCCGCTGTCGACCGGTATCACCTATCAGTTGATCCCCAAAGCAACCGCTGACGGCATCCCGATCCACACCATGGGATACGGCCGAACATCGGCTGCAAATGGTGACGTGTTCTCGAACGTGTTCAACTACCCGGCCAACTATTGGAACGGTGCGTCGGGCGTTGTGAACTATCTGCTTGAGGTCAACGGTGGCAACATCGAAGGCAAGAAAGTATCGCTGGTCTATCACAACTCGGCTTACGGCAAAGAGCCGATCCGTACGCTGGAAGAGCTGTCCAAGAAGTATGGCTTTGATCTGAAAGCACTGCCTGTCGATCATCCTGGTCAGGAGCAGAAGTCGCAGTGGCTGCAGATCCGTCGCGACCGTCCGGATTACGTTGTGATCTGGGGCTGGGGCGTGATGAACCAGGTTGCTGTTCAAGAAGCTGCAAACATCCGCTTCCCGATGGAAAACTTCATCGGTGTCTGGTGGTCGGGCGCCGAGCATGACGTTCTGTCCGCAGGCGACGCGGCCAACGGCTATAAGGCGATCACCTTCCACAATGTTGGTAGCGACTTCCCGGTCTTTGACGACATCAAAAAGCACGTCATCGACGCAGGCAAGGCAGCTGGCGCTGGCGATCAGGTTGGTACGGTCCTGTACAACCGTGGTCTGTATGCGGCGATGCTGGCGGCCGAAGCTGTGAAAACCGCACAGGAAATGCACGGCGTGACCGACATCACCCCGCAGCAGATGCGGGACGGTATGGAAGCTCTGGAAATCACCGAAGACAAGATGGCTGCGCTTGGCATGCCGAACTTTGGTCCTTCGTTCAAGGTGTCTTGCGAAAACCACGGTGGCCCTGGTCTGGTTGGTGTGAACCAGTGGGATGCGGCGTCCAAAACCTGGTCGCTGATCTCGGACTTCAAACCGACCGATGCCGAAGTCATCGGAGCGTTGGTCAAAGAAGATTCCGGTGCCTATGCGGCGGAGAACAACATCGAGCCGCGCTGCTGA
- a CDS encoding AMP-binding protein, translated as MQSLPALLHRNATQYGSSPAYREKEFGIWQTWSWSQTEKEIEALALGLINLGVNEGDFIAIIGRNRPYLYWAMVAAQSVGAVPVPLYQDANAEEMAYVLQHCGARFVIVSDQEQVDKVIEVQDQLHQFEHLIYLDPRGLRKYDHHTLHQYSHVQDQGRAAHDEWITDLNARRAKLTYDSTCVMLYTSGTTGKPKGVVLSNRNVIESAKNASEFDKLTDKEDILSYLPMAWVGDFIFSVGQAYWCGFCVNCPESADTMMTDLREIGPTYFFAPPRVFETQLTNVMIRMEDAGALKKNMFHKYMEHAKKVGGDILDGNPVSTADRLKYAIGNTLVYGPLKDTLGLGRVRVGYTAGEAIGPEIFEFYRSLGINLKQLYGQTEATVFITVQPDGEVRADTVGVPAPDVEIKIDDNGEIHYRSPGTFVEYYKNPESTASTKDSDGWVATGDAGFFEENSGHLRIIDRAKDVGKMADGAMFAPKYVENKLKFYPDILEAVLFGNGKDRCVAFINIDLTAVGNWAERNNIAYASYQELAGHPKVLETIQNHVETVNKSVAEDPMLSGCQVHRFVVLHKELDADDGEMTRTRKVRRRIVEEKFADIIGALYDGSPRIATTTEVTYEDGRKGSISATLDIRDAAVSQVSAKMAAE; from the coding sequence ATGCAGTCCCTTCCGGCGCTGCTTCATCGCAATGCGACCCAGTATGGGTCGTCGCCCGCATACCGGGAAAAGGAATTCGGGATTTGGCAGACCTGGTCATGGTCCCAGACCGAAAAAGAGATTGAAGCACTGGCCTTGGGGCTGATCAATCTTGGCGTGAATGAAGGTGATTTCATTGCCATCATCGGGCGCAACCGCCCGTATCTCTATTGGGCGATGGTTGCCGCGCAGTCGGTTGGGGCCGTGCCGGTTCCACTCTATCAAGACGCCAATGCCGAAGAGATGGCATACGTTCTGCAACACTGTGGTGCGCGATTTGTCATCGTGAGTGATCAGGAACAGGTCGACAAGGTGATTGAGGTGCAGGACCAACTGCATCAGTTCGAGCATCTGATCTACCTCGATCCGCGTGGTCTGCGGAAGTACGACCATCACACGCTGCATCAGTACAGCCATGTGCAGGACCAGGGGCGTGCAGCCCATGACGAGTGGATCACCGATCTGAATGCGCGTCGGGCCAAGCTGACATACGACAGCACCTGCGTGATGCTTTACACCTCAGGCACCACGGGCAAGCCAAAGGGCGTCGTGCTGTCAAACCGCAACGTGATCGAGAGCGCCAAGAACGCCAGCGAATTCGACAAGCTGACGGACAAAGAGGACATCCTGTCCTATCTGCCGATGGCATGGGTCGGGGACTTCATCTTCTCTGTTGGTCAGGCCTATTGGTGCGGGTTCTGCGTGAACTGCCCAGAAAGCGCCGACACGATGATGACCGATCTGCGCGAGATCGGACCGACGTATTTCTTTGCCCCGCCGCGTGTGTTCGAAACCCAGCTGACAAACGTCATGATCCGGATGGAGGACGCGGGCGCTCTGAAAAAGAACATGTTCCACAAGTATATGGAACACGCCAAGAAGGTCGGCGGAGACATTCTGGACGGCAACCCCGTCAGCACCGCAGACCGCCTGAAATATGCGATCGGCAACACTCTGGTCTATGGCCCGCTGAAAGACACACTTGGACTGGGTCGTGTGCGTGTGGGCTACACCGCGGGTGAGGCGATTGGGCCCGAGATTTTCGAGTTCTACCGCTCGCTTGGTATCAACCTGAAACAGCTTTACGGGCAGACAGAAGCGACAGTGTTCATCACCGTGCAGCCCGATGGCGAAGTGCGCGCCGACACGGTTGGCGTTCCGGCCCCCGACGTCGAGATCAAGATCGACGACAATGGCGAGATCCACTATCGCTCGCCGGGGACCTTTGTTGAGTACTACAAGAACCCGGAATCGACGGCCTCGACCAAGGACTCCGACGGTTGGGTTGCGACCGGTGACGCGGGCTTTTTCGAGGAAAACTCGGGCCATTTGCGGATCATCGACCGTGCCAAGGACGTGGGTAAAATGGCCGATGGAGCGATGTTTGCGCCCAAATATGTCGAGAACAAGCTGAAGTTCTACCCTGATATCCTTGAGGCGGTTCTGTTTGGCAACGGCAAAGACCGCTGCGTGGCTTTCATCAACATCGACCTGACGGCCGTGGGCAACTGGGCGGAGCGCAACAACATCGCTTATGCGTCCTATCAGGAACTGGCTGGGCATCCGAAGGTTCTGGAGACGATACAGAACCATGTGGAGACGGTGAACAAATCCGTGGCCGAGGACCCGATGCTGTCGGGCTGCCAGGTGCATCGTTTTGTTGTGCTGCACAAGGAGCTGGATGCCGACGATGGCGAGATGACCCGGACTCGCAAGGTGCGCCGCCGGATCGTGGAAGAGAAGTTCGCCGACATCATCGGGGCGCTGTATGACGGCTCGCCGCGGATCGCGACCACCACGGAAGTGACCTATGAGGATGGGCGCAAAGGGTCGATCAGCGCGACGCTCGATATCCGCGATGCGGCCGTGTCGCAGGTTTCGGCAAAAATGGCAGCGGAGTGA
- a CDS encoding ABC transporter ATP-binding protein, which translates to MLDASEGYITEDGRKIGGVVMEMKNITLRFGGVVAIKDISFDIREGEIRAIIGPNGAGKSSMLNVISGFYVPQEGEVFFHGKKRPQMRPYEVARQGIARTFQNIALFEGMSVLDNVMTGRLNYMKSGLFSQALWKGKAEREETENRELVEKVIDFLEIQHIRKTPVSRLPYGLKKRVELARALAAEPKLLLLDEPMAGMNVEEKEDMSRFILDVNDEFGTTIALIEHDMGVVMDLSDRVVVMDYGKKIGDGTPDEVRNNQDVIDAYLGVSHD; encoded by the coding sequence ATGCTGGATGCATCTGAAGGCTACATCACCGAGGACGGTCGCAAGATCGGCGGTGTGGTGATGGAGATGAAAAACATCACGCTGCGCTTTGGCGGTGTGGTGGCAATCAAGGACATTTCGTTCGATATTCGTGAAGGCGAAATCCGGGCGATCATTGGTCCGAACGGGGCTGGCAAATCGTCGATGCTCAACGTGATCTCGGGCTTTTATGTGCCGCAGGAAGGCGAGGTGTTCTTTCACGGCAAGAAGCGCCCGCAGATGCGCCCTTATGAGGTGGCACGCCAAGGGATCGCGCGGACCTTTCAGAATATTGCATTGTTTGAGGGGATGAGCGTTCTGGATAACGTGATGACCGGCCGTCTGAACTATATGAAGTCGGGGTTATTCTCTCAGGCGCTGTGGAAGGGCAAGGCCGAGCGTGAGGAGACCGAGAACCGCGAACTCGTGGAGAAGGTCATCGACTTTCTGGAAATTCAGCACATCCGAAAGACGCCTGTTTCGCGGTTGCCCTACGGCTTGAAGAAGCGGGTCGAGTTGGCGCGTGCCCTGGCCGCCGAACCCAAACTTTTGCTTCTGGATGAACCTATGGCTGGCATGAACGTCGAGGAAAAAGAGGACATGTCCCGCTTTATTCTGGACGTGAATGACGAGTTTGGGACCACCATCGCGCTGATCGAGCACGATATGGGCGTGGTTATGGACCTGTCCGACCGTGTGGTTGTGATGGATTACGGGAAAAAAATTGGCGACGGCACACCAGACGAGGTGCGCAACAACCAGGACGTCATCGACGCCTATCTGGGGGTGAGCCATGACTGA
- a CDS encoding branched-chain amino acid ABC transporter permease, producing the protein MPDSLLFGTEVVLNGLMAGVLYALVALGFVLIYKASGIFNYAQGVMALFAAMTLYGIMVGQVPFAHLINAIFGTHIHHFGWEVPAVIAIVLTVVVMVLFAWLVQQYIFRHLVGQEPIILFMATIGLAYFLEGVADLMWGSEIKALDVGLPQGGSFWIEENTQWMGMGNENFYGFFLDKLDLIATVIAAVLVIALVAFSQYTKQGRAMRAVADDHQAALSVGINLNFIWVLVWSVAGFVALVAGIVWGSKSGVQFSLSLIALKALPVLMLGGFTSIPGAIVGGLIIGVGEKLFEFAIGPLVGGATENWFAYVLALLFLVFRPQGLFGDKIIERV; encoded by the coding sequence ATGCCTGATTCACTTCTATTCGGGACCGAGGTCGTTCTGAACGGTCTTATGGCGGGTGTTCTTTATGCGCTTGTGGCATTGGGTTTTGTCCTGATCTACAAAGCATCGGGCATCTTCAACTATGCACAGGGCGTCATGGCTTTGTTCGCTGCGATGACCCTGTACGGGATCATGGTTGGCCAAGTGCCGTTTGCGCATCTGATCAACGCTATCTTTGGAACGCACATTCACCACTTTGGGTGGGAAGTTCCGGCGGTCATTGCAATTGTACTGACGGTTGTTGTCATGGTGCTGTTTGCCTGGCTGGTGCAACAGTACATCTTTCGTCACCTGGTTGGGCAGGAACCAATCATTCTGTTCATGGCAACTATTGGTCTGGCTTACTTTCTGGAAGGCGTGGCCGATTTGATGTGGGGGTCGGAAATCAAGGCTCTGGACGTCGGTCTGCCGCAGGGTGGTAGCTTCTGGATCGAAGAGAACACGCAGTGGATGGGCATGGGGAATGAGAACTTCTATGGGTTCTTCCTGGACAAGTTGGATCTGATTGCCACGGTGATTGCTGCGGTACTGGTAATCGCGCTGGTGGCGTTCAGTCAGTACACCAAGCAGGGCCGTGCCATGCGGGCTGTGGCGGATGATCACCAGGCGGCACTGTCGGTTGGCATCAATCTGAACTTCATCTGGGTTCTGGTCTGGTCGGTCGCAGGCTTTGTGGCTCTGGTTGCCGGGATCGTCTGGGGCAGCAAGTCGGGCGTACAGTTCTCGCTGTCCCTGATCGCGCTGAAAGCGCTGCCGGTTCTTATGCTAGGTGGGTTCACTTCGATCCCAGGCGCCATTGTGGGTGGTTTGATTATCGGGGTTGGTGAGAAGCTTTTCGAGTTTGCCATTGGCCCGCTGGTTGGCGGTGCGACCGAGAACTGGTTCGCCTATGTGCTGGCGCTGCTGTTCCTGGTGTTCCGTCCACAGGGCCTGTTCGGGGACAAGATTATCGAAAGGGTCTGA